Genomic segment of Acidobacteriota bacterium:
ACTTCGAAACTCATCAAGTGCTCGATGCATCTCTCGGCGAGCTCGGTAATTATCGACGCAGCCGACGATGATGCTCAGACTCCTGTAGTCGCTGTTCGAGTTTTGAAATGTTTCTCCGGATCGAAACTCTCGCACGAGAAGTTTGTTTCAATTCCCCATGCCGTTGTAACCGCTCTGCAAGGGTCTGGCCTTTATCGCCCGACCTCTGCAAAACAGAAATTGCTTCGCGGAATGTTATTGGCTTCGACTATATCTGGATCGACGATCAGCATTTCTGCCGATTTGTTCTGCTGTTCCCTTAGTTCGAAGATCAGTCGGGCTAAAGCAGGAACGACAAAAGAACCTGTTCCACCGGCGCCGACAACCACGAAGCGAAGAGTGTTGTATTCAACGGGCATTACAACCGCGGCCTGCGAGAAACTAAGATCTATATCCATTACAACATCATCTGAAGCAAAGCTTCGACCTCATTCAGATCGACAACTCCGCTTGGCAGGTGCCCGATCCAGGAAAATGGAACTGGGGTAAGGTGGTCGTAAATGCCGCAACGGAATCTGAACTTCGGCTTGTCGTGGACGTCAGCAATGATACCGAATATCCGGAACTTGCCTGATTCATCTCGATCATCAGCAGAACTGAACTGGTATGCCCCATCAGGGTGCGTATGGATCTCGATGCAGGCCTCAGAGTATTCGGGAAGGCTGTCATCCGCGATCGTTGAAGCATATGTCCTGTCCCTGCTCGACGTACTCCACTGCCAGGAGTTTCGATCATTATTCCAGTAGATAAGATAGAGCTCTTCTCTGAAACTCTCCTTCGAGTTGGAGGTCCGAGCGTGTAGGCAAATCTCGTCCCAAATACGGCTTGGGACTTTCGGCTTGTGCCAGTTGATACCTACGAATACGGTTGGAAGGCCCTTTATCTCTCTAAATACCAGAGGAACTGAAACCGTAAATTCCTCTCACGCTGAGCCCTGAGAATTACTCCGTTTCCGGCAAGGAGGTACTCGTAGAGAATGCTTTCTACGGGCTCGAATCGTTCTTTTGCGATCCGATGACCGATGAACTCCTTTTCTCCTTCATTTCGTTATTCAGAACCGGGAGTCGTAC
This window contains:
- a CDS encoding Mov34/MPN/PAD-1 family protein gives rise to the protein MVFREIKGLPTVFVGINWHKPKVPSRIWDEICLHARTSNSKESFREELYLIYWNNDRNSWQWSTSSRDRTYASTIADDSLPEYSEACIEIHTHPDGAYQFSSADDRDESGKFRIFGIIADVHDKPKFRFRCGIYDHLTPVPFSWIGHLPSGVVDLNEVEALLQMML